The following proteins are co-located in the Oryzias melastigma strain HK-1 linkage group LG8, ASM292280v2, whole genome shotgun sequence genome:
- the LOC112146865 gene encoding myosin heavy chain, fast skeletal muscle isoform X2 yields MSTDAEMEQYGPAAIFLRKPERERIEAQAAPFDAKTAYFVVDADEMYVKGKLIKKEGGKATVETDGGKTVTVKEDDIHPRNPPKFDKMEDMAMMTHLNEPSVLYNLKERYASWMIYTYSGLFCVVVNPYKWLPVYDAVVVQGYRGKKRIEAPPHIFSISDNAYQFMLTDRENQSVLITGESGAGKTVNTKRVIQYFATIAALGGKKEQQTSGKIQGSLEDQIVAANPLLEAYGNAKTVRNDNSSRFGKFIRIHFGSSGKLASADIETYLLEKSRVTFQLSAERSYHIFYQLMTGHKPELLEALLITTNPYDFPMISQGEITVKSINDVEEFIATDTAIDILGFNAEEKLGIYKLTGAVMHHGNMKFKQKQREEQAEPDGTEVADKIAYLMGMNSADMLKALCYPRVKVGNEMVTKGQTVPQVNNAVSALCKSVYEKMFLWMVIRINEMLDTKQPRQFFIGVLDIAGFEIFDFNSLEQLCINYTNEKLQQFFNHTMFVLEQEEYKKEGIEWEFIDFGMDLAACIELIEKPMGIFSILEEECMFPKASDTTFKNKLHDQHLGKTKAFEKPKPAKGKAEAHFSLVHYAGTVDYNISGWLDKNKDPLNDSVVQLYQKSSNKLLAFLYAAHASAEDAAGGGGKKGGKKKGGSFQTVSALFRENLGKLMTNLRSTHPHFVRCLIPNESKTPGLMENFLVIHQLRCNGVLEGIRICRKGFPSRILYGDFKQRYKVLNASVIPEGQFIDNKKASEKLLGSIDVDHTQYKFGHTKVFFKAGLLGQLEEMRDEKLASLVTMTQALCRGYVMRKEFVKMMQRRESIYSIQYNIRSFMNVKNWPWLKLYFKIKPLLKSAETEKELQEMKGNYEKMTSDLAAALAKKKELEEKMVSLLQEKNDLQLQVAAEVENLGDAEERCEGLIKSKIQLEAKLKETTERLEDEEEINAELTAKKRKLEDECSELKKDIDDLELTLAKVEKEKHATENKVKNLTEEMASQDESIAKLTKEKKALQEAHQQTLDDLQAEEDKVNTLTKAKTKLEQQVDDLEGSLEQEKKLRMDLERAKRKLEGDLKLAQESIMDLENDKQQSDEKIKKKDFEISQLLSKIEDEQSLGAQLQKKIKELQARIEELEEEIEAERAARAKVEKQRADLSRELEEISERLEEAGGATAAQIEMNKKREAEFQKLRRDLEESTLQHEATAAALRKKQADSVAELGEQIDNLQRVKQKLEKEKSEYKMEIDDLSSNMEAVAKAKGNLEKMCRTVEDQLSELKAKNDENIRQLNDLNAQRARLQTENGEFSRQLEEKEALVSQLTRGKQAFTQQIEELKRHVEEEVKAKNALAHAVQSARHDCDLLREQFEEEQEAKAELQRGMSKANSEVAQWRTKYETDAIQRTEELEEAKKKLAQRLQDAEESIEAVNSKCASLEKTKQRLQGEVEDLMIDVERANALAANLDKKQRNFDKVLAEWKQKYEESQAELEGAQKEARSLSTELFKMKNSYEEALDQLETMKRENKNLQQEISDLTEQIGETGKTIHELEKSKKSVETEKTEIQTALEEAEGTLEHEEAKILRVQLELNQVKGEIDRKLAEKDEEMEQIKRNSQRVIESMQSTLDAEVRSRNDALRVKKKMEGDLNEMEIQLSHANRQAAEAQKQLRNVQGQLKDAQLHLDDALRAQDDMKEQVAMVERRNGLMLAEIEELRAALEQTERGRKVAEQELVDASERVGLLHSQNTSLLNTKKKLEADLVQVQGEVDDAVQEARNAEEKAKKAITDAAMMAEELKKEQDTSAHLERMKKNLEVTVKDLQHRLDEAENLAMKGGKKQLQKLESRVRELESEVEAEQRRGADAVKGVRKYERRVKELTYQTEEDKKNVNRLQDLVDKLQLKVKGYKRQAEEAEEQANTHMSRLRKVQHELEEAQERADIAESQVNKLRVKSRDAGKSEE; encoded by the exons ATGAGCACGGACGCAGAGATGGAGCAGTATGGCCCAGCAGCCATCTTCCTCCGGAAGCCAGAGAGGGAGAGAATTGAGGCTCAGGCAGCACCATTTGATGCCAAAACAGCCTACTTTGTGGTTGATGCAGACGAGATGTATGTCAAGGGGAAACTAATCAAAAAGGAGGGTGGCAAAGCTACTGTGGAGACTGATGGAGGGAAG acTGTCACTGTAAAAGAGGATGACATCCATCCCAGGAACCCTCCAAAGTTTGATAAGATGGAGGACATGGCCATGATGACCCATCTTAATGAGCCCTCTGTGCTGTATAACCTCAAAGAGCGTTATGCATCATGGATGATCTAt aCCTACTCTGGGTTGTTCTGCGTGGTTGTGAATCCATACAAGTGGCTTCCTGTGTATGACGCAGTTGTTGTGCAAGGATACAGAGGAAAGAAGAGGATTGAGGCTCCACCCCACATCTTCTCCATTTCTGATAATGCCTATCAGTTCATGCTCACAG ATCGTGAGAACCAGTCTGTCCTGATTAC TGGAGAATCTGGTGCAGGGAAGACTGTCAACACCAAGCGTGTCATCCAGTACTTTGCAACAATTGCTGCCCTTGGTGGAAAGAAGGAGCAGCAAACCTCTGGAAAAATACAG GGCTCCCTTGAGGATCAGATTGTTGCTGCCAACCCTCTGCTGGAGGCTTATGGTAATGCCAAGACTGTGAGGAATGACAACTCCTCCCGTTTT GGTAAATTCATCAGGATTCACTTTGGTTCCAGTGGAAAACTGGCTTCAGCTGATATTGAAACTT ATCTGCTGGAGAAGTCTCGTGTCACCTTCCAGTTGTCTGCTGAGAGGAGCTACCATATCTTCTACCAGCTGATGACAGGCCACAAACCTGAGCTCCTGG aGGCTCTCCTTATCACCACCAACCCCTATGACTTCCCAATGATCAGCCAGGGTGAAATCACTGTCAAGAGCATCAATGACGTGGAGGAGTTCATTGCAACTGAt ACTGCCATTGATATTTTGGGCTTTAATGCTGAGGAAAAGTTGGGCATCTACAAGCTGACTGGTGCTGTGATGCATCATGGTAACATGAAGTTTAAGCAGAAGCAGCGAGAGGAGCAGGCTGAACCTGACGGCACTGAGG TGGCTGATAAAATCGCCTACCTGATGGGCATGAACTCAGCTGACATGCTGAAAGCTCTGTGCTACCCAAGAGTTAAAGTCGGAAATGAGATGGTCACCAAAGGTCAGACCGTCCCACAg GTCAACAATGCTGTCAGTGCTCTGTGCAAGTCTGTCTAtgagaaaatgttcttgtggatgGTCATCCGCATCAATGAGATGTTGGACACAAAGCAGCCAAGACAGTTCTTCATTGGAGTGCTGGACATTGCTGGCTTTGAGATCTTTGAT TTCAACAGTTTGGAGCAGCTCTGCATCAATTACACCAATGAGAAACTGCAACAGTTTTTCAACCACACCATGTTTGTCCTGGAGCAAGAGGAGTACAAGAAAGAAGGCATTGAATGGGAGTTCATTGACTTTGGCATGGACTTGGCTGCCTGCATTGAGCTTATTGAGAAG CCAATGGGTATCTTCTCCATCCTTGAAGAGGAGTGCATGTTCCCCAAAGCCTCTGATACAACTTTCAAGAACAAGCTGCATGATCAGCATCTTGGCAAGACCAAAGCCTTTGAGAAGCCTAAACCAGCAAAGGGAAAAGCTGAAGCTCACTTCTCCCTAGTCCACTATGCTGGAACAGTAGATTACAACATCAGTGGCTGGCTGGACAAGAACAAGGACCCACTGAACGACTCAGTGGTGCAGCTCTACCAGAAGTCTTCAAACAAGCTTCTGGCCTTCCTGTATGCGGCCCATGCATCAgctgaag atgctgctggtggtggtggcaAGAAGGGTGGCAAGAAGAAGGGTGGGTCCTTCCAGACAGTGTCCGCTCTTTTCAGG GAGAACTTGGGCAAATTGATGACCAACTTGAGGAGCACTCATCCCCACTTTGTGCGTTGCCTGATTCCAAATGAATCAAAAACTCCAG GTCTTATGGAGAACTTCTTGGTCATCCACCAGCTGAGGTGTAACGGTGTGTTGGAGGGAATCAGAATCTGCAGAAAGGGTTTCCCCAGCAGAATCCTCTATGGTGACTTCAagcagag ATACAAAGTATTGAATGCCAGTGTCATCCCTGAGGGACAGTTCATTGACAACAAGAAAGCTTCCGAGAAGCTGCTTGGGTCTATTGATGTTGACCACACTCAGTACAAGTTTGGACACACTAAG GTGTTCTTCAAAGCTGGTCTACTGGGTCAGTTGGAGGAGATGAGAGATGAGAAACTGGCTTCACTGGTGACCATGACTCAGGCTCTCTGCAGAGGATATGTTATGAGGAAGGAGTTTGTTAAGATGATGCAGAGGAG AGAGTCCATCTACTCCATTCAGTACAACATCCGCTCCTTCATGAATGTGAAGAACTGGCCATGGCTCAAGCTTTACTTCAAGATCAAGCCTCTGCTGAAGAGCGCTGAGACTgagaaggagctgcaggagatgAAAGGAAACTATGAGAAGATGACATCTGACCTGGCTGCTGCTTTGGCCAAGAAGAAGGAACTGGAGGAGAAAATGGTTTCTCTGCTGCAGGAGAAGAACGACCTCCAGCTTCAAGTGGCTGCT GAAGTGGAGAATCTCGGGGATGCTGAGGAAAGGTGTGAGGGACTCATTAAGAGCAAAATCCAGCTGGAGGCCAAACTCAAAGAGACGACCGAGAGactggaggatgaagaggaaatCAATGCTGAGCTGACTGCCAAGAAGAGGAAGCTGGAGGATGAATGCTCTGAGCTGAAGAAGGACATTGATGACTTGGAGCTCACCCTGGCTAAAGTGGAGAAGGAGAAACATGCCACTGAGAACAAG GTTAAAAACCTGACAGAGGAAATGGCTTCTCAAGATGAGTCCATTGCCAAGCTGACCAAGGAGAAGAAAGCCCTCCAAGAGGCCCATCAACAAACACTGGATGATCTCCAGGCAGAGGAAGACAAAGTCAACACTCTGACCAAAGCCAAGACAAAGCTGGAACAGCAAGTGGATGAT CTTGAAGGTTCATTGGAGCAAGAGAAGAAGCTCCGCATGGATCTTGAGAGAGCCAAGAGGAAGCTGGAAGGAGATCTGAAACTAGCCCAGGAATCCATAATGGATCTGGAAAATGACAAGCAGCAGTCTgatgaaaagattaaaaa GAAGGACTTTGAAATCAGTCAGCTTCTGAGCAAGATCGAGGATGAACAATCCCTTGGTGCTCAGCTGCAGAAGAAGATCAAGGAACTTCag GCTCGTATTGAGGAGCTGGAAGAGGAGATTGAGGCTGAGAGAGCTGCTCGGGCCAAAGTAGAGAAGCAGAGAGCTGATCTCTCCAGGGAGCTTGAGGAGATCAGTGAGAGGCTTGAAGAAGCTGGAGGTGCAACAGCTGCTCAGATTGAGATGAACAAGAAGCGTGAAGCTGAGTTCCAGAAGCTGAGGAGAGATCTTGAGGAGTCCACACTGCAGCATGAAGCTACTGCAGCAGCTCTCCGCAAGAAGCAGGCCGACAGCGTTGCAGAGCTGGGAGAGCAGATCGACAACCTGCAGCGCGTCAAGCAGaagctggagaaggagaagagCGAGTACAAGATGGAGATTGATGATCTCAGCAGCAACATGGAGGCTGTTGCCAAAGCAAAG GGCAACTtggaaaaaatgtgcagaactGTTGAGGACCAGCTGAGTGAGCTCAAGGCCAAAAATGATGAGAATATTCGCCAACTGAATGACCTGAATGCACAGAGGGCAAGACTTCAGACAGAAAATG GAGAATTTTCTCGTCAGCTTGAGGAGAAAGAAGCTCTTGTTTCTCAGCTGACCAGAGGCAAACAGGCCTTCACTCAGCAGATTGAGGAACTGAAGAGACATGTGGAGGAGGAAGTGAAG gccAAGAACGCTCTGGCCCATGCTGTCCAGTCTGCCCGCCATGACTGCGATCTGCTCAGAGAGCAGtttgaggaggagcaggaggccaAGGCTGAGCTGCAGAGAGGAATGTCCAAGGCCAACAGTGAGGTGGCTCAGTGGAGAACCAAATATGAGACTGATGCTATCCAGCGCACTGAGGAACTGGAGGAGGCCAA GAAAAAGCTTGCCCAGCGCCTCCAGGATGCTGAGGAGTCCATTGAGGCTGTGAACTCCAAGTGTGCCTCTTTGGAGAAGACCAAGCAGAGGCTGCAGGGTGAAGTGGAGGACCTCATGATTGATGTGGAGAGAGCTAATGCTCTTGCTGCAAACCTGGACAAGAAACAGAGAAACTTTGATAAG GTCCTGGCAGAATGGAAGCAGAAGTATGAGGAGAGCCAGGCAGAGCTTGAAGGAGCTCAGAAAGAGGCTCGCTCTCTCAGCACAGAACTGTTCAAGATGAAGAATTCCTACGAGGAGGCTCTGGATCAGCTGGAGACCATGAAGAGGGAGAACAAGAACCTGCAGC AGGAAATCTCAGACCTGACTGAACAGATTGGAGAGACTGGAAAGACAATCCATGAGCTGGAGAAATCCAAAAAGTCTGTGGAGACCGAAAAGACCGAAATTCAAACAGCTTTGGAGGAAGCTGAG GGCACTCTGGAGCACGAGGAGGCCAAGATCCTCAGAGTTCAGCTTGAGCTCAACCAGGTCAAAGGTGAGATTGACAGGAAGCTGGCAGAGAAGGACGAGGAGATGGAACAGATCAAGAGGAACAGCCAGAGGGTGATTGAATCCATGCAGAGCACTCTTGATGCTGAGGTCAGGAGCAGAAATGATGCCCTGAGAGTCAAGAAGAAGATGGAGGGAGACCTGAATGAGATGGAGATTCAGCTCAGCCACGCCAACAGGCAAGCTGCTGAGGCCCAGAAACAACTCAGGAATGTTCAGGGACAACTCAAG GATGCCCAACTGCACCTTGACGATGCTCTGAGAGCACAAGATGACATGAAGGAGCAGGTTGCCATGGTGGAGCGCAGGAATGGTCTGATGTTAGCTGAGATTGAGGAGCTGAGAGCCGCTCTGGAGCAGACAGAGAGAGGACGCAAAGTGGCTGAACAGGAGCTGGTTGATGCCAGCGAACGTGTCGGACTGCTTCACTCCCAg AACACCAGTCTTCTGAACACTAAAaagaagttggaggctgacctTGTGCAGGTTCAGGGTGAAGTGGATGATGCTGTGCAAGAAGCAAGAAATGCAGAGGAGAAAGCCAAGAAGGCCATTACTGAT GCTGCCATGATGGCTGAGGAGCTAAAGAAGGAGCAAGACACCAGCGCTCATctggagaggatgaagaagaaccTGGAGGTCACTGTGAAGGACCTGCAGCACCGTCTGGATGAAGCTGAGAACCTGGCTATGAAGGGTGGAAAGAAGCAGCTCCAGAAACTGGAGTCCAGG GTACGTGAGCTGGAGAGTGAAGTTGAAGCCGAGCAGAGACGTGGAGCTGATGCGGTCAAAGGAGTTCGCAAATATGAGAGAAGAGTGAAGGAGCTCACTTATCAG ACTGAGGAGGACAAAAAGAATGTGAACAGGCTTCAGGATCTGGTTGACAAGCTGCAGCTTAAAGTCAAGGGCTACAAGAGACAGGCTGAAGAAGCT gaggAGCAGGCCAACACCCACATGTCCAGGCTCAGAAAGGTCCAGCATGAACTGGAAGAAGCTCAGGAGCGTGCTGACATCGCTGAGTCCCAGGTCAACAAGCTGAGAGTCAAGAGCCGCGATGCTGGAAAG tctGAAGAGTAA